Proteins encoded by one window of Bacillus sp. 2205SS5-2:
- a CDS encoding YlmC/YmxH family sporulation protein, producing the protein MRLSELSGKEIVDYKKAERMGILGQTDLEFDDKTGQISSLIIPSGKWFARKQNAETRVPWHRIRTIGTDMIILEINEHE; encoded by the coding sequence ATGCGACTGAGTGAATTAAGTGGAAAAGAGATTGTCGACTATAAGAAAGCTGAGCGAATGGGGATATTAGGGCAAACTGATTTAGAATTTGATGATAAAACTGGCCAAATCTCTTCGTTAATCATTCCATCGGGCAAATGGTTTGCTAGGAAGCAAAATGCCGAAACTCGTGTACCGTGGCATCGTATTCGTACAATCGGAACGGATATGATCATATTAGAAATTAATGAACATGAATAA